In Gossypium hirsutum isolate 1008001.06 chromosome A10, Gossypium_hirsutum_v2.1, whole genome shotgun sequence, the DNA window cAAGTACCACAGTAGCACCCAATTCTTGGAGCTTCTTAATAATGGCCTCAGCTTCCTCTTTTGTTACTCCCTTTTTAACCACAACCGGAACTTTCTCCACCATATCCTTAGCTTCTTTCAAACCCAATTCCGTAAACGTCCTCACTTCTTTTATTATCTTTATCTTGGCCGCCGCATCGAATTTCTCCAGCTTTATATCAAACGCCGTCTTTTCCGCCGTTTTCGTTTCGGCTGCGCTGGATCCGGTTCCCGGTGCCGAAGCGGCGGCGGAGGATACTCCGGATACGGAGGGTCCGTAGCGGTTGAGGCCGAGTTTAAGACGGAAGAGTATGGAATAGTCGTAGCGTTCGAGCTTTGTAAGATCTAAAAGCTCGTCGGCGATGCGTTCGAGTTTCTGGGTCCGGTTCTCGGCAGTGGCGGTGGCGGTGGCGGTGGAAATGAAGCAGGAAACGGGTGGCTTGGGTGAGGACGAAACGAGGAGTTTGAAGATGGAGTGAGTGGGGATCTTTGAGATGGTGGAAGCCATTGTTGGAAAAATTAAGAGTGGAGTTTCAGTGTTAGGTTTTATCGGTTAGAGGAAATAAATGGTTTTAATAGATGAAGGTATTTTCAGAATTTTATACATACTTagtaggttttttttaaaaaatttagggtaaattccACAAATAGTCACCCAACTTTAGTGTAACTGACAAAACAGTCATCTAAGTTTTATTTCAGTCACTTaactttcaaaaagttacaaaacagtcctttttTGCCATTTTTCATCACAAACGTCATGGCAAAAGTGACATGGTAGATGACGGTGTCTTTGGTGTAAAAAAACCCTCCAGTTGGTCGATTACTCTCAATTTAACAGTCCTACTAGCACCATTTTAAGgttagagaaaaagaaaaaagaaaaaaaagaagaggaaaagaaaaaggaggaaAGGAAAAATGGAGATGCCTGAAGTGATCCCAGTGTGCTATTGTGGAAACCTAGCCAAATTAAACACGTCTTGATCCAATGACAACCTAGGTAGGAGGTTTTTTGGGTGTAAGAAATTTGGCAGTGGATTTCGAAAACCATGTCGGTTTTTCACCTGATTTGATCCACCATTGACACCCCGTTCACGAATTGTGTTGTTAGGTCTTCTAAAAAAAGTGAGGACATTAAAGGATACAAGGAGGAGGGAAAGAAAAACATGGTTTTTGGTGCTTGTATTTGTAACTGTGTTGTTGTCTTTTAAACTTTAAATCAGCTTATGTTGTTGTTGTTAGCATTGAAAACCAgcttatattttgtaatattgttGCTGGTATATTGTTGCTTATGTTGTTATACATGGCTACTGGTATATTATTGCTTATGTTGTTATACATGGCTACTGGCATACATGGCTAACCAGCTCATGTTGTTGTTTACAAACTTGAAAGACTTGAAATGGGATATAATATGTGGTTGTTGCTTACAAATTGTTTTGTAATAGTATTGTTGCTTACAATAGTTAGAAAGTTGTTTTgtaatatttgatttcatttcaaAGTTGATAGACTTGAAAGAATGTTTAATCTTCATTTCATTTGTATTTCTCAATACTCATATATCAAAAAAGATAAcagatgaaaaaatatatatttgtatttctCAATTCTCACACATTTGTTTTTTCAATACTCATATGTTAGAAGAGATAACACAAATTGCATGGATCAATGCTTATATATTAAGGCAAAATGTCAAACTGTTTACAAAAGGAATGAAGGGGCAAAACATTGCCAAATTTTCCTACAATTCAACACAACTGAACAGATGTAAATTGtaggaaaatttacaaaaaaaataaattgtaactATATGCCTAAATTTATCAACAGTAGCAATCATAggcaaatttacaaaaattaatttgCTTAAGTTAATAAATCAGTAGCAGACAAATTTACACAAATTCAAAAAGTTAACAAAATAAGGTCTGTTCACACTAGCATCATTGGTCTATCATGGATGACTCTTGAGTAGGAGGCATCCATTTAACAGTGGTTGGTTTTCTCTTGAATGGGAGCTTTTTCTCTTGAGGCAACATCTTTTTGGTGAGTTAGGGCAGCTTACTGATGAGTTGGGGCAGCCTGCTGAGTTAGGGTACTCTCTTGCTGATTTGGGGTAGCCTGTTGCGAAGTTGGGGCAACCACTTGGTTGTGAACACCAACTTTATGTCTTTTGACCTACAGGAACAAGTAAAATCTGTCAAACAAATTCATAAACAGAAGCAATATAACTTAAGACAAATGACTTACTGGAATGTTTTGGCCAACTTCCCCTTTGCAACTCCTCTTATTGTGGCCTATTCTTTTGCATTTACTGCACCTCATGTCCACCCCTCTCTTGCTCAACCTTTTTGTTGTTTGTGGTTCATCAAGTTCTTTTCTTCTCACCTTAATAGGTCTGCCAGGTGGCCTTCTTAGTGTAGGAAGCAGTATTAGCAGCATGTTTAACAAAGAGACCCATTGTTTAGGACCCTTTACTGGCCTTATAAAGTTGGAGTAAATTTGAATTTGGGTTTGCTTGGTGTATTAGGTTTGTACATAGGTCTCTGAGAACTCATCTTTTAGATGAATGATTGCCAGTGCATGCATGCAAAGGATGTCAGTGAGATCTCAATTCCTGCAAGAGCAGGAATTCTCAACTAAATCCACCACATGCTAGCTGCCTGGACTACATTCAACCTGATACCTGTTCACACTAGCATGTGATGGAACACACCTAAAAAATAGTCACCATGCTTGGTTAAAAAACAATCACTAAAACAACATTAGGAGAAGCCCCACCAACAATGatacacatacacacacacacccCTAAAAAGCAGTCACTACAtgcatattattaaaaaaaatacttactgcatgcatattaaaaaatagtcaaCAACATGTATATTAAAAAACAGTCATACACACTGACAATCATTGCAtgcatattattaaaaaatactcactgcatgtatattaaaaaatagtcaatagcatgtatattaaaaaaaaagccaTACACACCAACAATCACtacatgtatattattaaaaaatactcactgcatgcatattaaaaaatagtcaaTAACATGTATATTAAAAAACAGTCATACACACCAACAATcaatacatattaaaaaaacaCTCACTAAAACAACATGTGACCAGCAACTTGAAGTCAGAATAAAGTCATCAAAAAGATTGAAAATGGTAACTTTACCTCAATGAATCTTTTATATTTACATCCAGCTTTTTCCTGATCTTTAGACACAACATTCCTTTCCATTTGTtagcttcttctttcttcttgacaATAAACAACATAATCTTGGTCCTTATTATTTCCACCATGGTAGAATAGGTTTCCCTCTTGCTTCCAATATCATCTACCAGTAAACAACATAAAGGATTAGCGAATTGCTAATGATTAGTAAGAAACATAAAACATAGGGGTTTACCTTGGTAAAGGATTCAAAAAAGATTATTCACCAACATGTCAGAATGGCTCCTAGTTGAGAAGTGAGACCTTTACCAACGAGTAGGGTTATTTTCCTTCAACCAATCATAAGCATGCTAATTAGTTTTCTTTAATACATCCATGGCATCCTCAAAATCCCTTGTAGTGCTTGCTCTAGCAACTTTCCAATGCAAATCTTTCAATTCTTTTGTTCGGAAACCAGCTTTCTTGAAATTGGTATGTAAATGTCTAACACAATGTCTTGTTTCTGCATTAGGAAACAACATACATATTGCTTCTAAAAGTTCCTGCAATTAGAACAAATACAGTTTAATTCTTtgacaaaccctaaaccctaaatagaaacaacataaacaaataaataaatggagtTTTACCTTTCATTTTTCAGACATGAAAGATATCTAGTATGAGCTCACAATTTCCAAGTCTATTGCAAGCAACTCTAAGAACCAAAACCATGATGCTTGGTTTTCACTTTCGACAGCAGCATATTCAAGAGAATAGATGCCATTATTTGCATCTATCCCAACAACTGCAAAAAAGTAACCACCATAGTAGCCCTTCAAGAGACATCTATCTAAACCTAATATCCTCCTACAACTAGCCTTATAGCCATCTTTGCATGCCTGCGGACAGACATACATCCTTTGAAACAACCTGTTATCAGATAACAGATTGTTGTTGTTCCTCATTTTGGGTTCTAACCTCCAAAAAATACTCATAAATCTTCTCATATTGAGCCTCCTTCAATTATTTCCAATGCCCTAAGTTTAGCTCTCTTACATTTGGTTAGTGAAACTATGCAACATAAATCTCTTTTGACATTTTGTTGTAATTATTTCAGAGAATAATCAGGATCATCAATGAATTTTTCTTTATAATGTTCAGCAATCCAAGC includes these proteins:
- the LOC107914346 gene encoding 50S ribosomal protein L7/L12, yielding MASTISKIPTHSIFKLLVSSSPKPPVSCFISTATATATAENRTQKLERIADELLDLTKLERYDYSILFRLKLGLNRYGPSVSGVSSAAASAPGTGSSAAETKTAEKTAFDIKLEKFDAAAKIKIIKEVRTFTELGLKEAKDMVEKVPVVVKKGVTKEEAEAIIKKLQELGATVVLE